In one Paraburkholderia megapolitana genomic region, the following are encoded:
- a CDS encoding ShlB/FhaC/HecB family hemolysin secretion/activation protein: MHILKKTRYPVCAAGVAWILAVASDANAQTERPNHLPSQDTLRYQEQQLQGVKEQALAPPEVLTPVVRQNSELPDFPIEAPCFAIAEVEWRGAEHFPWLPGRVPIEGTCMGAQGRDILSQWIARQLIADGYITTQVFFPEQDFATGHLVIEIVPGRVGTIRDEGASIGWSRMVFPERSHALLNIRDLDQALENIRRLPGQGVTAFDLVPGTDLGESDIVIRHPQNRRRVRFVLTADNSGIHATGRNQLGAIVAIDSPLHLYDQLIATVNNDAGLRNHSAGSRSKSIAWNVPIGYASFSLGFSEWSSKQALPVVGADILYTSRTRRFEAGVTYVPYRTSHNKGSLQFNLVRRQDQASLGGEEIGVQKRDITSYEIRASHLEMFSDASLHAAIGLRGSLAGLSRTPGFVYGQSNWSGRYQILTTSTSLNVPFRIDSRAFGYRGTFFLQHALQPTPFTEYLQIGGRYSVRGSDGNQSLAVQNGWTWRNELATGLFAGSETYVALDAGQVSGDPATARGRTLIGSALGIRGSYRGLGYDVSVGMPLLRPDTIQTGTPSLNVRMTYRF; the protein is encoded by the coding sequence GTGCATATATTGAAAAAAACCAGATATCCCGTATGTGCAGCAGGTGTTGCATGGATTCTTGCGGTCGCTTCGGATGCCAATGCGCAAACAGAGCGCCCGAATCACCTCCCGTCTCAGGACACACTTCGCTATCAGGAGCAGCAACTTCAGGGCGTCAAGGAGCAAGCGCTTGCTCCTCCTGAGGTTCTCACGCCAGTCGTACGGCAAAACTCGGAACTTCCTGATTTCCCCATTGAAGCGCCATGTTTCGCCATCGCGGAAGTCGAATGGCGTGGGGCCGAACACTTTCCGTGGTTACCCGGGCGAGTACCAATCGAAGGCACGTGCATGGGCGCGCAGGGTCGCGACATCTTGAGCCAATGGATCGCGCGTCAGCTGATTGCAGACGGCTATATCACGACGCAGGTTTTCTTTCCGGAACAGGACTTTGCAACCGGCCATCTGGTCATCGAGATCGTTCCAGGTCGCGTCGGTACGATCCGCGACGAGGGCGCCAGCATCGGCTGGTCGCGCATGGTTTTTCCCGAGCGGTCTCACGCGCTGCTGAATATCCGCGATCTGGACCAGGCGCTCGAAAACATTCGCAGGTTGCCGGGGCAGGGCGTTACGGCATTCGATCTTGTGCCGGGCACGGACCTCGGCGAATCCGACATCGTCATCCGGCACCCGCAAAACAGGCGACGAGTGCGATTCGTGCTCACCGCGGACAACTCCGGCATCCATGCGACCGGCCGCAACCAGTTGGGCGCGATCGTTGCAATCGATTCACCGCTCCATCTTTACGACCAGCTGATCGCCACCGTCAACAACGACGCCGGGCTTCGCAATCACAGCGCCGGGTCACGTTCGAAGAGCATCGCGTGGAATGTGCCGATCGGGTATGCGTCGTTTTCGCTGGGCTTTAGCGAGTGGTCGTCGAAACAGGCTTTGCCGGTTGTCGGCGCGGACATCCTGTACACCTCGCGAACCCGCCGCTTCGAGGCGGGCGTGACTTATGTCCCCTACCGCACAAGTCACAACAAGGGCTCGCTCCAGTTCAACCTGGTGCGTCGACAGGACCAGGCCTCGCTGGGTGGCGAAGAAATCGGCGTGCAAAAGCGCGATATCACCAGCTATGAGATCCGCGCGAGCCACCTGGAAATGTTCTCGGACGCGTCGTTACATGCCGCGATTGGATTGCGCGGCAGCCTGGCCGGACTGAGTCGCACCCCCGGTTTCGTCTACGGGCAGTCGAACTGGAGCGGTCGCTACCAGATTCTTACTACGAGCACATCACTGAACGTGCCGTTCCGGATCGACTCACGGGCATTCGGCTATCGCGGCACGTTCTTTCTCCAGCACGCACTTCAGCCCACTCCATTCACGGAATACCTGCAGATCGGCGGGCGCTACTCGGTGCGCGGTTCTGACGGCAACCAGTCCCTCGCGGTGCAAAACGGATGGACGTGGCGCAACGAACTCGCAACGGGCCTGTTCGCGGGAAGCGAAACCTATGTCGCGCTCGATGCAGGGCAGGTATCGGGCGATCCCGCAACGGCGCGCGGGCGCACGTTGATCGGCAGCGCGCTTGGCATCCGCGGCAGTTACAGGGGGCTCGGCTATGACGTTTCTGTGGGTATGCCACTGCTGCGGCCGGACACCATC
- a CDS encoding NADPH-dependent FMN reductase, whose product MTSFDHHRRPLVIGIGGTTRAASSTERALGFALRGAEDAGARTRLFGGEFLHSLPHYAPENPQRTAEQLELIEAVRTADALIIATPGYHGGVSGLVKNALDTLEELRADERPYLDGRAVGCIVTAYGWQAAGSVLTSLRSIVHALRGWPTPFGAGINTLETRFDSVESCSDPKVVEQLATVGRQAADFALAFNAHRQPVRLGADTVTESRTAKVLSLAS is encoded by the coding sequence TTGACCAGTTTCGATCATCATCGCCGGCCGCTCGTCATTGGCATCGGCGGTACGACGCGCGCAGCTTCGTCGACCGAGCGAGCGCTCGGTTTCGCGCTGCGCGGCGCCGAGGATGCAGGCGCGCGCACGCGTCTGTTCGGCGGCGAGTTTCTGCATAGCCTGCCGCACTACGCCCCCGAAAATCCGCAGCGCACCGCCGAACAGCTCGAGCTGATCGAAGCCGTGCGCACCGCCGACGCCCTCATCATCGCAACGCCCGGCTATCACGGCGGCGTGTCGGGTCTCGTGAAAAACGCACTCGATACGCTCGAAGAACTGCGCGCCGACGAACGTCCGTATCTCGACGGCCGCGCCGTGGGCTGCATCGTCACCGCCTACGGCTGGCAGGCCGCGGGTTCGGTGCTGACCTCCCTGCGCTCGATCGTGCATGCGCTGCGCGGCTGGCCCACGCCGTTCGGCGCCGGCATCAATACGCTGGAAACCCGCTTCGACAGCGTGGAGTCCTGTTCCGATCCGAAGGTCGTCGAGCAGCTCGCGACAGTCGGCCGCCAGGCCGCCGACTTTGCGCTCGCGTTCAATGCGCATCGGCAGCCGGTGCGTCTCGGTGCCGACACAGTGACGGAGTCGCGCACGGCGAAAGTGCTGTCGCTGGCCAGTTAG
- a CDS encoding HlyU family transcriptional regulator — MNRHIHYKGYEVAPVAQRLPNGLFAANLTIEKAVANQSRAYSFDALDYFFDEEHALAYAFRWGRMWIDNRQ, encoded by the coding sequence ATGAATCGACACATTCACTACAAGGGTTATGAAGTCGCACCGGTAGCGCAGCGACTTCCCAACGGCCTCTTCGCGGCTAATCTCACCATCGAGAAAGCCGTGGCAAACCAGAGCCGCGCGTACTCGTTCGACGCGCTCGACTACTTCTTCGACGAAGAGCATGCGCTCGCCTATGCGTTCCGCTGGGGACGCATGTGGATCGACAACCGGCAGTAG
- the iaaH gene encoding indoleacetamide hydrolase, translating to MALTVDEQLSLTATEAVAAIHTGRLKATDYVATLLARAAALARLNALTVLAMEEALAAAQRIDALPPDVRAQLPLAGLPVVVKDNINTLGLPTSAGTPALEGFVPASNAPSVQRLLDAGAIVLGKANMHELAFGITSTNLAPHAGPVRNPYDPSLIPGGSSGGTAAAIAARIVPAGLGTDTGGSTRIPAALTGTAGFRPSVGDGRAQRRYHDPNAVVPIAHTRDTVGPMARTVADIALLDGVITGDHTLPAVALAHLRIGLPAPLWEGLARSVEDVARDALKRLEAAGVTFVPVEMPDLLKLNLLVATAIALHEPREDVPAWLVANRAPVQTVEAIAARIASPDVRIAYDMILADRFGGDYYEALTVWRPQLQRHYADTFASHRLDALLFPTTRLAAVPLDEINGSSKVSIDGAEPIDEMSAYLRNTDPASAAGIPGLSLAAGMTKERLPVGIEIDGLIGSDRRLLAIGIALEQVLGQLPAPVL from the coding sequence ATGGCATTGACCGTCGACGAACAGCTCTCTCTGACCGCTACCGAAGCGGTCGCGGCGATCCATACCGGACGCCTGAAAGCCACCGATTACGTTGCAACGCTACTGGCCCGCGCGGCCGCCCTCGCGCGCCTGAATGCGCTGACCGTTCTGGCAATGGAAGAAGCGCTTGCCGCCGCGCAGCGCATCGACGCACTGCCCCCCGACGTGCGCGCGCAACTGCCGCTCGCCGGACTGCCCGTCGTCGTGAAGGACAACATCAATACGCTCGGCCTGCCGACATCGGCGGGCACACCGGCGCTGGAAGGCTTCGTGCCCGCCAGCAACGCGCCGTCGGTGCAGCGCCTGCTCGATGCCGGCGCGATCGTGCTCGGCAAGGCCAACATGCACGAGCTCGCGTTCGGCATTACCAGCACGAACCTCGCGCCGCACGCCGGGCCCGTGCGCAATCCGTACGATCCGAGCCTGATTCCCGGCGGCTCGTCGGGCGGTACGGCCGCGGCGATCGCCGCGCGCATCGTGCCGGCCGGCCTCGGCACCGATACCGGCGGATCGACGCGGATTCCGGCCGCGCTCACGGGTACCGCCGGGTTTCGTCCGTCGGTCGGCGACGGCCGGGCACAGCGCCGCTATCACGATCCGAACGCCGTCGTACCGATCGCGCACACACGCGACACGGTCGGCCCGATGGCGCGCACGGTCGCGGATATCGCGCTGCTCGACGGCGTGATCACCGGCGACCACACGCTGCCCGCCGTCGCTCTGGCGCACCTGCGGATCGGCCTGCCGGCGCCGCTGTGGGAAGGGCTCGCGAGATCGGTGGAAGACGTCGCGCGCGACGCGCTCAAGCGGCTCGAAGCGGCCGGAGTAACGTTCGTGCCGGTCGAGATGCCGGACCTGCTGAAGCTGAATCTGCTCGTCGCCACGGCCATCGCCCTGCACGAGCCGCGCGAAGACGTACCGGCGTGGCTCGTCGCCAACCGTGCGCCGGTCCAGACCGTCGAGGCGATCGCCGCCCGTATCGCGAGTCCGGACGTGCGGATCGCCTACGACATGATCCTCGCCGACCGGTTCGGCGGCGATTATTACGAGGCGCTGACGGTCTGGCGTCCGCAGCTCCAGCGGCACTACGCGGATACCTTCGCCAGCCACCGGCTGGACGCGCTGCTGTTCCCGACCACCCGCCTCGCCGCGGTGCCGCTCGACGAGATCAACGGGTCGTCGAAGGTATCGATCGACGGCGCCGAACCGATCGACGAAATGAGCGCGTACCTGCGCAATACCGATCCGGCCAGCGCCGCCGGTATTCCCGGGCTCTCGCTGGCCGCGGGCATGACGAAGGAGCGCCTGCCGGTCGGCATCGAGATCGACGGTCTGATCGGCAGCGACCGCCGTCTGCTCGCTATCGGCATCGCGCTCGAGCAGGTGCTCGGACAGTTGCCTGCGCCAGTGCTCTGA
- a CDS encoding CDP-diacylglycerol diphosphatase has protein sequence MISRLISVRPALRFTCAVLLACAAAGCAKLAAVDHDALWKIVYLQCVPAAEAGSHNYGQCTSVDLQRRYAILKDISGRAQHLLIPTDRVTGIESPQILEAGAPTYWADAWTSRRYVEASLGKSLKQPLADDQIGIEINSEYRRSQDQLHLHIDCMRADVTDALARHRDDAPGTWRWDTIDGKRYRIMRVTSLTDASDPFRLVARDQIGPQAMALQTILVTGAGPSAPTDGWLVLNSDLDMTGGTGTAEGLLDHACRIVSRD, from the coding sequence GTGATCTCCCGCCTCATCTCGGTGCGCCCGGCGCTACGTTTCACCTGTGCAGTCCTGCTCGCCTGTGCAGCAGCCGGCTGCGCGAAGCTCGCCGCCGTCGATCACGATGCCCTGTGGAAGATCGTCTATCTGCAATGCGTGCCGGCGGCCGAAGCCGGCAGCCACAACTACGGCCAGTGCACGAGCGTCGACCTGCAACGCCGCTACGCAATTCTCAAGGACATCTCCGGCCGCGCGCAGCATTTGCTGATTCCCACCGATCGCGTGACGGGCATCGAAAGTCCGCAAATTCTCGAAGCCGGCGCGCCGACGTACTGGGCCGACGCATGGACGTCGCGGCGCTATGTCGAAGCGTCGCTTGGAAAATCGCTCAAGCAGCCGCTCGCCGACGACCAGATCGGCATCGAGATCAACTCCGAGTACCGGCGTTCGCAGGACCAGTTGCATCTTCATATCGACTGCATGCGCGCCGATGTGACCGACGCGCTCGCGCGTCATCGCGACGATGCGCCGGGCACATGGCGTTGGGACACGATCGACGGCAAGCGCTACCGGATCATGCGCGTGACGTCTTTGACCGATGCCAGCGATCCCTTCCGCCTCGTCGCCCGCGATCAAATCGGGCCGCAGGCGATGGCCCTGCAGACGATCCTCGTCACCGGTGCCGGCCCGTCCGCGCCCACCGATGGCTGGCTGGTCCTGAACAGCGACCTCGATATGACCGGCGGTACCGGCACCGCCGAGGGCCTGCTCGATCATGCGTGCCGGATCGTCAGTCGCGACTAG
- a CDS encoding fatty acid desaturase has protein sequence MAIYLDDMQRKALARLSTTWSWRTEWPTWLLIVVIYGGWFGVALHARPLGLPLAVVLLALLSAWYLSLQHELLHGHPTRSRVFNSLFGLAPLAVWFPYGIYRNSHLRHHDDTQLTHPQLDPESYFVDAPAWQQTGTVLRGLLTARNTFVGRLLLGPAFSIAATATHAVRKVVSGDWRDVPTWFAHGAALVALTWWLDRVCGIPAWCFIIGVGYPSLAIASIRSFQEHRVADAHEHRTVINEAGLFWRLMFLNNNYHLVHHDLPHVPWFALRQVYEASRQQYVERSGGFLVRGYNEWLRRYAFAPVASPVHGDLPD, from the coding sequence ATGGCGATCTACCTCGACGATATGCAACGTAAAGCACTGGCGCGTCTCAGCACCACATGGAGCTGGCGCACCGAGTGGCCTACGTGGTTGTTGATCGTCGTGATCTATGGCGGATGGTTTGGGGTTGCACTGCATGCACGCCCGCTCGGATTGCCGCTGGCGGTCGTGTTGCTCGCGCTGTTGAGTGCGTGGTACCTGTCGTTGCAGCACGAGCTGTTGCATGGTCATCCCACTCGCTCACGGGTCTTCAACAGTCTGTTCGGTCTCGCGCCGCTCGCGGTGTGGTTTCCGTATGGCATCTATCGCAACTCGCATTTGCGGCATCACGACGATACGCAGCTGACGCATCCCCAGCTCGATCCCGAAAGCTATTTCGTCGACGCACCTGCATGGCAGCAGACCGGTACGGTGCTACGCGGTCTGCTGACCGCGCGCAATACGTTTGTCGGACGCCTCTTGCTCGGCCCCGCTTTCTCGATTGCGGCGACCGCGACGCATGCGGTGCGCAAGGTTGTCTCCGGCGACTGGCGCGATGTGCCGACATGGTTTGCGCACGGTGCCGCACTCGTTGCGTTGACGTGGTGGCTCGATCGCGTGTGCGGGATTCCGGCGTGGTGCTTCATCATCGGTGTCGGTTATCCGTCGCTCGCCATTGCGTCGATCCGCTCGTTCCAGGAACACCGGGTTGCCGATGCGCACGAACATCGCACGGTGATCAACGAAGCCGGGTTGTTCTGGCGTCTGATGTTTTTGAATAACAACTACCACCTGGTGCACCACGACTTGCCGCATGTGCCGTGGTTTGCACTTCGGCAAGTCTATGAAGCGTCGCGCCAGCAATATGTGGAGCGTTCGGGCGGGTTTCTCGTGCGGGGTTACAACGAATGGTTGCGACGCTATGCATTCGCACCGGTTGCAAGTCCGGTGCATGGGGATCTGCCCGACTAG
- a CDS encoding tautomerase family protein produces the protein MPLYTLTTEAGVFSNESRYRLAGDLTTLHAEYAGVPKNWVHVVFQEYPPGNGFTAGEPAATAALTLLIRSGRTAEYKRGLLQRLWTLFQTATGAADDQIVIGIQEVPPSQAMEMGQIMPDVVGE, from the coding sequence ATGCCGCTCTATACATTGACGACCGAAGCGGGTGTGTTCAGCAACGAGTCTAGATACAGGCTCGCGGGCGACCTGACGACGCTGCATGCGGAATATGCCGGCGTACCGAAGAACTGGGTGCACGTGGTGTTTCAGGAGTATCCGCCGGGCAATGGGTTCACCGCGGGCGAACCTGCGGCGACCGCTGCATTGACGCTGCTGATCCGCAGCGGCCGCACCGCTGAATATAAACGGGGCCTGCTGCAGCGTCTCTGGACCTTGTTTCAGACTGCAACGGGCGCTGCCGATGACCAGATCGTCATCGGCATCCAGGAGGTGCCGCCCAGCCAGGCGATGGAGATGGGGCAGATCATGCCGGACGTCGTGGGCGAATAG
- a CDS encoding acetoacetate decarboxylase family protein, protein MPKAFSVPITPHGKSALATLPPWHYSSDCMAIEYWADPKAIAALLPPGVTVDEKSAGRAFFWFLDWQFTGSNDELTDPARYQYREAFVLVEAIFDGVPVNYCPYIFVDNDAAIARGWAQGFPKKLASVYQTRSFSAPSLAAAPLATGSRFGASVSAHGERLATARIQLEEAVADPTTVFNRPTTMRRYFPQLAAGLQEKPPVDELTMSLTDNLAIVDVWAGSAELKIPEVAGEDMHLIAPLRVGRGYRLGMAYSVTDLRILKNYVG, encoded by the coding sequence AGTCCGCGCTCGCGACGCTGCCGCCGTGGCACTACTCCAGCGATTGCATGGCGATCGAATACTGGGCCGACCCGAAAGCGATCGCTGCGCTCCTTCCGCCTGGGGTGACGGTCGATGAGAAATCGGCGGGGCGCGCGTTCTTCTGGTTTCTCGACTGGCAGTTCACGGGCTCCAACGACGAACTGACCGACCCCGCGCGCTATCAATACCGTGAAGCGTTCGTTCTGGTTGAAGCGATTTTCGATGGCGTGCCGGTCAACTACTGCCCGTACATCTTCGTCGATAACGATGCCGCGATTGCTCGCGGATGGGCGCAGGGGTTTCCGAAGAAACTCGCCAGCGTCTATCAGACGCGGAGCTTCTCCGCGCCGAGTCTGGCCGCTGCGCCGCTTGCCACGGGAAGCCGCTTCGGCGCGAGTGTGTCGGCGCATGGCGAACGGCTGGCCACTGCGCGTATCCAGCTCGAGGAAGCTGTCGCGGACCCTACGACCGTTTTCAATCGGCCGACAACGATGCGCCGTTACTTTCCGCAACTCGCAGCCGGCCTGCAGGAAAAACCACCGGTCGACGAACTCACGATGTCGCTCACCGACAATCTCGCGATCGTCGATGTCTGGGCTGGGTCGGCGGAACTGAAGATTCCCGAGGTGGCCGGCGAGGACATGCATCTGATCGCGCCGCTGCGCGTCGGTCGCGGTTATCGGCTCGGCATGGCGTACTCCGTGACGGATCTGCGCATTCTGAAGAACTACGTCGGGTGA